The following are encoded in a window of Halorarum salinum genomic DNA:
- a CDS encoding RNA ligase has translation MDQREYLARLNPTTEDPEELFEHFERRSAAGRTLHALPDARHGVERGTVVVEDADAVVRGYPSLPRVLVLGTGLPAFFEPGTTVDVEEKLDGFNVRIADVGEPLAFTRSGFVCPYTTARARERLPLTAFFEDHPDEMLCAEFIGPESPYTTYDYDDVDTDAFRVFDVRDRESGDPLPVAERRDRCEAYGLPQPRHFGRRDPEGAVDVVRDAVATLDAAGREGVVVRSADGRAAVKYTTETQHHDELAYAFSVPFDYGREFLLSRVVRDAFQAAEFDEDDDRLRERAHDLGESILLPMVEAIRDVEEGATVGERHVVRGDPDAVEALLDHLRDRSLTLETEADRREDGDRVVEFLKVAESTRDRVRYYLDGGTRDE, from the coding sequence ATGGACCAGCGGGAGTATCTCGCCCGGCTGAACCCGACCACCGAGGACCCCGAGGAACTCTTCGAACACTTCGAACGGCGGTCCGCGGCCGGCCGAACGCTCCACGCCCTCCCCGACGCCCGTCACGGCGTCGAGCGCGGGACCGTCGTCGTCGAGGACGCCGACGCCGTGGTCCGCGGCTACCCCAGCCTCCCTCGCGTGCTCGTCCTGGGGACCGGCCTCCCGGCGTTCTTCGAACCGGGGACGACCGTCGACGTCGAGGAGAAACTCGACGGGTTCAACGTCAGGATCGCCGACGTCGGCGAGCCGCTCGCGTTCACCCGAAGCGGGTTCGTCTGCCCGTACACGACGGCGCGGGCCCGCGAGCGACTCCCGCTGACGGCCTTCTTCGAGGACCACCCCGACGAGATGCTCTGTGCGGAGTTCATCGGGCCGGAGTCCCCGTACACGACCTACGACTACGACGACGTCGACACCGACGCCTTCCGGGTGTTCGACGTCCGAGACCGGGAGTCGGGCGACCCGCTCCCGGTCGCCGAGCGCCGCGACCGCTGTGAGGCGTACGGACTGCCACAACCCCGCCACTTCGGACGGCGTGATCCGGAGGGGGCCGTCGACGTGGTGCGGGACGCCGTCGCCACGCTCGACGCGGCGGGGCGCGAGGGGGTCGTGGTGAGGTCGGCCGACGGGAGGGCCGCGGTCAAGTACACGACCGAGACCCAGCACCACGACGAGCTCGCGTACGCCTTCTCGGTGCCGTTCGACTACGGGCGGGAGTTCCTCCTCTCGCGGGTCGTCCGGGACGCGTTCCAGGCCGCCGAGTTCGACGAGGACGACGACCGACTTCGGGAGCGGGCGCACGACCTCGGCGAGTCGATCCTGCTGCCGATGGTCGAGGCCATCCGGGACGTGGAGGAGGGCGCCACGGTCGGCGAACGGCACGTCGTCCGTGGCGACCCCGACGCCGTCGAAGCGCTGCTGGACCACCTCCGGGACCGGTCGCTGACGCTCGAGACGGAGGCGGACCGCCGCGAGGACGGCGACCGCGTCGTGGAGTTCCTGAAGGTCGCCGAGTCCACGCGGGACCGCGTCCGCTACTACCTGGACGGGGGGACCCGCGACGAGTAG